The segment GCGTGGACATCCGCTCCGACATCTACTCGTTGGGCGTGGTGCTGTACCAGCTGCTGACGGGGACGGCGCCCTTCCAGGCTGATACGCCGCAGGCGCTGTTGATGCGGGTGATGCAAGGAAATCCGGTGCCGGTGCAGTCGATCCGCATCGATCTGCCGGCGCCGGTGGTGCGGCTTGTGGATAAGATGTTGGCCCGCGAGCCGGAGCGTCGTTTCCAGAATCCATCCGAATTGCTGGCGGCGTTGGTCGCTTTGACCGGCAATGTTCCCCAGGAAGACGCCCGCAGCGAGATGGCAACCATGGTGGCGCCATTGGTGGCACGGACGCCGCCGCCGCCGCCAGACGACAAACGTTCTCGTCGGACGGTCTATGCCGTGGGCTTCGTGGCGGTTGCGGCCGTGCTCACGGCCCTGGTCGTCGTCCTCTGGCGGCCCTGGCGGATCGTTTCTCAGGGCGCCACGCCTGCGCTGACGCCAACTACAGCGGCGGCATCGGTGGGGGCGACGCCGACCCTGCTTCCGACAGCACCGACCGCAGCACCGGCGTCATCCCACACGCCCACGCCATCGGCGCCGGCGTTGACCGGTCCCGCCGATGGCAGCGCCTTCCGGGATGAAGTGATCCTGACCTGGCGTCCGGTGGCCGGCGCCGCCGGCTTCCGGGTGGAGACGCGGCGCGCGGATCAGCGGAGTTGGCGCCCGTGGCCGGTCGAGGCGGGGAGCGAGAGTCTGCGGTTGGTCTTCAGCGACCATCCCGACTATTTTGGTGAGACAGACGACACTTACTGGTGGCGGGTGGTCGCGCTCGACCAGGGAGGCAACGCGGCCGCCTACTCGCAGGCGCGGCGGTGGGAGTACAGACCGGCATCGACATTCCCCGCCAGTTCGACACTGTCGCCTTCTGCCACGGCAACGGGTTCGCCGACCCCAGCCCTGACGCCAACGCGTTCACCAACGACCTCGAGGCGCACACTTACCGTCTCGCCAACGGCAACCAATACACCCACAAGCCCGGCAAGATCTACACCGACAGAGGCCCCAACCCCGGCCCCAGTTGGCGAGACGCCGACGGCGACCGCAAGGCCAACTGCCACGCCCACTGAAAAGCCGTCACCGCCGGCGCCAGCTACTGATACGCCCACTACAGCGCCGACCGATACGCCGACGCCCGAAAAGCCAACACCGCCGCCGCCAGCCACCGATACGCCGACGCCCGAAAAGCCACCACCGCCGACGCCGTCGAGCACAGCGTTGACCTGGCAAGAACCCTCCCTCAGTGGATCGGGTCTGGCTCTCATCTGCGGGATCGGTCTGGCCGGATGGGCGTCCAAACGGCGAAGATTGTGATCAGGACGGCGACAGCGTTGCGCTTCGAGGTCATCCGGAGGCGCCGACCCGTCGGCATCACGATCATGGCGTTACTGGTTTTTCTTGTGTCCGTGCGCTCTCTTCAGGGCAAGGCAGACACCGCTGTCGTGATTGCAGGGCCTGGAAGTGGCTCCACATCTGCTGCGCCCTTGCATACCGAGATCCCCATTCGGGCGACGGCTGCCCACGAGTCGGCGCCGGACGTCGTCTTTGGCAGCCTTCGCCACGAGTATCTCGTCGTCTGGCGTGAGATTACGGGGAGCCAGGCGGCGGTGATGGCGCAACGCATCAGCGCCGCAGGCGCGCTGATCGGCCCCATCATCGTGGTAGCGGACAGCGACCCCGGAACGAACGGCGCCTACGCCGCAGTGGCCTACAACCTCCTTGATGATGAATACCTGGTCGTCTGGGATCGATGGTTCCCTTCGGGGTTCAACGGCGGCATCGTCGCCCAACGACTGACCGGGAGCGGCGCCAAAGTGGGAGTCAATTTCTGGATCCTGGATCGGCATTGGGGCGAGGTTCGGCCCGATGTCGCTTTCTTGCCCGACCGCGCCGAGTATCTGGTGGCCTGGCATGACTACCGCTATCCGCCGGGGGGGACGCGCGGCAACATTTTCGGCCAACGGCTGTTACGTGACGGCGAGCTGACCGGCTCGGAAATCTCGATTGTCGAGATCGATGGCAACCAGTGGACTCCCAAGCTGGCAGCTGTTGCCGGAGGCGACGCTTATGTCGTGGCCTGGGTGGATGCACGCAACGGCAATGACGTTCCTCTGATCTTCGCCAGAAGTGTGAGCGGAAACGGCGCCACGGTGGGGCCGGAGGTGCGGGTGGACGAGGGCGGCATGGGGCATTGGTATCCTGCTGTGCTCTACAATCCCCAAATTCAGGAAGTGCTAGTGGCCTGGCAAGATCACCGCGTGCCCGAGACACCGCGGGCCTCGGTGCGTCGTTTTTCGGCATCGCTCAGCCCACTGGCTCCCAGCCAGGCGCCACGAGTGGGGATTTCACATGGCCGTCCTGCTCTGGCCTTCAACCTGCAACGCGGTGAGTACTATCTGGCATGGATGGAGGGCGAGCCACATCAGGTGGGCGGGCAGAGGTGGAGCCTGGCCGGGCAGGCTATCGGAACACCGGAGATCGTGGCGCCACATCCCTATGAGCAGAGTGCGCCAGCGATTGCTGCCAGCACGACCAACAGTGATCTTCTGCTGGTCTGGGAAGACTATCGACAAGGGACGAGCAACGCCGACATCTATGGGGTATTGATTGGTCAGGCCATGCCAACGGCGACGCCCACGCCTACGGTCACACCCAGCCCAACCTTCACCTCCACACCGTCGCCAACTGCAACCCCCACGTTCACGCCCAGCCCGTCCTTTACCCCGACTGCAACTGTCACACCTACGCCTTCCGCCACTCCGTCGATCACGCCAATACCCAGCCCGGTTCCGTCGCCCACTCCCACCGCCTTGCCGAACGAGTGTCGTCTGTACGAACCCAACGACAACCTTGTTGCCGCCGCTGGCCCGTTTGCTAACGGCCAGGTCATCCTGGCTTATCTCTGTCCCGGCGACCCGGATGACTTTTACTTCATCGATTTGCCTGCGGACACGCGTGTGGTTGATGCGCGGCTTGCGAATCTATCAGGTGCACTCAATGCTGACCTCTATCTGTACGACCCGGACGACGTGATCGTTGGTCGTAGCACGCAGCCGGGGGTCTCCTCAGAACGCATCCAGTTCAATCCTCTGTTCAGCGGTCGCTACAAGGTGCGCGTCCATGCGATCAGCGGCTGGAACACGATGCCTTACTCATTGGTGGTCTTCTGGTCTGGAACGCCGAAGAGCTTCTTGCCGTTCGTAACCTATCAACGCCCACCCACCCCGACGCCAACCGCCACCCCTTCCTCGACTCCTACCCCAACCATAACACCCACCCCCGGCCCTTGCCAGCGTTATGAGCCGAACGATAGTCTCAGCAGCGCGTTTGGCCCCCTCGCCAACGGTTCGGTGATCGAAGTCGCCTTGTGCGACGGCGATCCGGAAGACTACTATCAGGTGGCGCTGGCCGGCGCTGCGACCTTGCGGGTGGATCTGGACAATCTCCCTGCGGGCACGGACTACGACCTCTATCTCTACGATGCCACTGCTCCGCAGAATTACCTGGCGCGGTCGGTCAATGTCGGGACAACGCCGGAGTCCATCCAAATCAATCTATCGTCTGGGAGTTATGCGCTGCGCATCTATCCATCGACGTCAGGGCGGAGCAACCAACCCTACAGGTTGGCTGTCAACTGGGCGCCGGAAGTTGACATTGGCAGGGAGTCGATGTTGGAGCTTCCTTCCATTTTGACCACGTAATCCATGCTTCTGGGCGGCTATGGCGCCGTTGGAGGTTCATGTACAGTTCGAGAGCCAGTTTCAGCGGCGCAAGTCCAATATGAGAGTTGTAATGAAGTCTATCGCACGCTGTATTCACGCACAGTGCAGCCTCATTGTGCTCATGTTGCTCACCGCTGTTGTCGTCAAGTTGGCGGCAGGTGGCATGGCGTTGGCGGCTCCCTCGACTGGTGAAAGTGTAGCTCCGCTGCAAGCCACCCCTAGCCCCGCTCCTGGTCAGCCTGCGCCTCCGGCTGATTTGACCTCTGAGCCAAACGCGGCTCCGCGGGAGACAGCTCCGGTAGCGACTGCAGACGATGCCTTGCCCGATAAGTTTTTGTTTACGATTGGCGCGCAACCGCCGGTGGGGCAATTCAATTTCCCGCGCGGACTCGGCATCGCTGCCAACGGCGCTGTTTTCGTCACGGATTTCAACAACCGTCTACAAGGGTTTTCGGCCACGGGCGCCTTCCAGACGGCGCGTGGTAGCGCAGGCACAGGCGAGGGAGCGTTTTGGGATGCCCTGGATGTCGCGGTCTCTGGCTCTGGCGAAATCTATGTGGCGGATACGGGCAACAATCGCATCCAACGCTTTGGGCCAGACCTCAGCTTTCGATCTTCTTTCATTATTCATGGTCCGGCTCAACTTGCCTTTGCCGCGGATAGCACGTTATATGTGGCGCAACCCAATGCGCACGTCATCGTTCGGCTCGACGCCGTTACAGGCGCACTTTTGGGCGGGTTTGGCAGCTACGGCGCCGGGAATGGTCAGTTTGCCTACCCCAGAGGGGTGGCGGTGGCGCCTAACGGAACGATCTATGTGGCTGATAAGGAGAATCACCGCATCCAGTATTTCAGTGTCAGCGGCCAGTACCAGGGACAGTGGGGGTCATCTGGCGAGGGGAATGGCCAGTTCATCTCGCCATCTGCCGTTGCCGTCGCCAGGGATGGCAGTGTGTACGTGGCCGACTATGATCTTCATCGCATCCAGCGCTTCTCTGCCACGGGTCAATTTTTGTCCAAGTGGGGATCGCACGGCAGCGGCGACGGACAATTCGCCAACCCAGTCAACATAGAAATAGCGCCAGATGGCACGATCTACGTAGCTGATGAGCAAAACCACCGCATCCAGCGCTTCTCGGCCACGGGTCAATTTATTGCCAAATGGGGGGCCAACGGCCAGGCTGATAGCCAATTCAATGGTCTGCGGGATGTGGCGGTGTCCAGCGACGATAGCATGTATGTCGTCGATCTCGGCAACGCGCGCATTCAACAGTTGGCGAAGACAGGATTGTTTCTGCGCAAGTGGGGCTCTGCCGGAACGGGCAACGGGCAATTCTTCACTCCTGAAGGCATCGGCGTCGCTCCCAATGGGAATGTGTATGTAGCCGACAGCGGCAATCATCGCGTCCAGCGTTTTG is part of the Caldilineales bacterium genome and harbors:
- a CDS encoding protein kinase, whose amino-acid sequence is MATPERIKYYRIKRKIGAGGMATVFEAIDTRNQGRVALKVLHPHLADQPAYVARFQREAQMAMTLHSPHIVQILEYGDDRGLHYLAMEYVSGVTLQQFIQQMGALGVNQALNIIYQAALALEEANRHHIVHRDVKPHNIMILPNGMIKVMDFGIARDVMMDSMTMTGMFVGTPQYSSPEQAGGERVDIRSDIYSLGVVLYQLLTGTAPFQADTPQALLMRVMQGNPVPVQSIRIDLPAPVVRLVDKMLAREPERRFQNPSELLAALVALTGNVPQEDARSEMATMVAPLVARTPPPPPDDKRSRRTVYAVGFVAVAAVLTALVVVLWRPWRIVSQGATPALTPTTAAASVGATPTLLPTAPTAAPASSHTPTPSAPALTGPADGSAFRDEVILTWRPVAGAAGFRVETRRADQRSWRPWPVEAGSESLRLVFSDHPDYFGETDDTYWWRVVALDQGGNAAAYSQARRWEYRPASTFPASSTLSPSATATGSPTPALTPTRSPTTSRRTLTVSPTATNTPTSPARSTPTEAPTPAPVGETPTATARPTATPTEKPSPPAPATDTPTTAPTDTPTPEKPTPPPPATDTPTPEKPPPPTPSSTALTWQEPSLSGSGLALICGIGLAGWASKRRRL
- a CDS encoding PPC domain-containing protein; its protein translation is MHTEIPIRATAAHESAPDVVFGSLRHEYLVVWREITGSQAAVMAQRISAAGALIGPIIVVADSDPGTNGAYAAVAYNLLDDEYLVVWDRWFPSGFNGGIVAQRLTGSGAKVGVNFWILDRHWGEVRPDVAFLPDRAEYLVAWHDYRYPPGGTRGNIFGQRLLRDGELTGSEISIVEIDGNQWTPKLAAVAGGDAYVVAWVDARNGNDVPLIFARSVSGNGATVGPEVRVDEGGMGHWYPAVLYNPQIQEVLVAWQDHRVPETPRASVRRFSASLSPLAPSQAPRVGISHGRPALAFNLQRGEYYLAWMEGEPHQVGGQRWSLAGQAIGTPEIVAPHPYEQSAPAIAASTTNSDLLLVWEDYRQGTSNADIYGVLIGQAMPTATPTPTVTPSPTFTSTPSPTATPTFTPSPSFTPTATVTPTPSATPSITPIPSPVPSPTPTALPNECRLYEPNDNLVAAAGPFANGQVILAYLCPGDPDDFYFIDLPADTRVVDARLANLSGALNADLYLYDPDDVIVGRSTQPGVSSERIQFNPLFSGRYKVRVHAISGWNTMPYSLVVFWSGTPKSFLPFVTYQRPPTPTPTATPSSTPTPTITPTPGPCQRYEPNDSLSSAFGPLANGSVIEVALCDGDPEDYYQVALAGAATLRVDLDNLPAGTDYDLYLYDATAPQNYLARSVNVGTTPESIQINLSSGSYALRIYPSTSGRSNQPYRLAVNWAPEVDIGRESMLELPSILTT